One part of the Aspergillus luchuensis IFO 4308 DNA, chromosome 5, nearly complete sequence genome encodes these proteins:
- the GPI18_2 gene encoding DUF409 domain protein (BUSCO:EOG09262GLP;~CAZy:GT76;~COG:G;~EggNog:ENOG410PH12;~InterPro:IPR007315;~PFAM:PF04188;~TransMembrane:11 (i21-41o132-155i167-187o193-212i224-250o270-288i328-349o355-373i385-406o418-434i446-466o);~antiSMASH:Cluster_5.17;~go_function: GO:0000009 - alpha-1,6-mannosyltransferase activity [Evidence IEA];~go_function: GO:0004376 - glycolipid mannosyltransferase activity [Evidence IEA];~go_process: GO:0006506 - GPI anchor biosynthetic process [Evidence IEA]), giving the protein MSSSVSSPATSRPSLLNPRQPIKALTVAFCLWKALVYLVIISCPGLGYDTSTSHLYHSHSRPDVTSEDITYAHLPIPLKFVRWDSIYFLHIAENGYLFEQEWAFGYGYTRVLAYIATALHRLIGPSGAARTAVVATALSHVAHYLAVLALYRLSVNVFGRDTATQRLICFLSAFLHIICPAGAFLSAPYGESLFSLLNITGFYVYSSSFLDNKAGKRLSGDVKLFVAAILFSAATAVRSNGILSGILYAYDALLQLRRVWCQRLSIDACAHLSVIIISGCVISLGLVVPQTVAYTTYCVDADASRPWCQWLVPSIYRWVQGHYWNVGFLRYWTVSNIPLFLLAMPMLAILSRSSLWALDVAVPFIFPRALSGVDQASSSATTASLLLRLAVPQGLLAVMALTSYHVQIINRISSGYPLWYWYLVYLVSGNWGQTRPSLQDSRTFTVAVRGMVAYALIQAILFGSFLPPA; this is encoded by the exons ATATCTGGTCATCATCAGTTGCCCTGGCCTTGGCTACGACACTTCCACAAGCCATCTCTACCATAGCCACAGTCGCCCTGATGTCACCTCAGAAGACATCACCTATGCGCACCTTCCCATCCCACTCAAGTTCGTCCGCTGGGATTCCATTTACTTCTTGCATATCGCCGAAAATGGCTACCTCTTTGAGCAAGAGTGGGCGTTCGGCTACGGGTACACTAGAGTCCTTGCCTATATTGCCACTG CATTGCACCGATTAATCGGCCCTAGTGGAGCAGCCAGGACCGCTGTCGTGGCGACTGCTCTGTCTCATGTTGCCCATTATCTCGCAGTCTTAGCCTTGTATAGACTCTCTGTCAACGTATTCGGCCGTGACACGGCCACCCAGAGACTAATCTGCTTTCTTTCGGCATTTCTGCACATCATTTGTCCTGCAGGAGCATTTCTATCTGCACCCTATGGGGAGTCTTTGTTCTCTTTGCTCAACATTACAGGGTTCTATGTCTACTCGTCCTCGTTCCTCGATAACAAGGCGGGGAAGCGTCTCTCCGGCGACGTGAAACTGTTTGTAGCTGCGATCCTGTTCTCAGCAGCCACTGCAGTTCGCAGTAATGGGATCTTAAGTGGTATTCTGTATGCTTATGATGCTCTCTTGCAGCTTCGGCGGGTTTGGTGCCAAAGGTTATCCATCGATGCCTGTGCCCATCTCTCcgttatcatcatcagtggCTGTGTCATTTCCCTGGGACTTGTCGTTCCCCAAACTGTGGCCTATACCACATACTGTGTGGACGCCGATGCGTCACGCCCTTGGTGTCAATGGCTTGTCCCCAGTATCTATCGCTGGGTTCAAGGACATTACTG GAATGTAGGATTTCTTCGGTATTGGACCGTGTCCAATATCCCACTTTTCTTGCTGGCAATGCCGATGCTGGCCATACTTAGCCGGTCGTCGCTATGGGCACTGGATGTGGCAGTGCCCTTCATCTTTCCGAGAGCTTTGAGCGGAGTGGACCAAGCGTCGTCGTCAGCCACGACTGCCTCCCTGCTCCTCCGACTAGCTGTACCGCAAGGATTGCTTGCGGTCATGGCTTTGACCTCTTACCATGTTCAGATAATCAATAGGATATCTTCAGGATATCCACTATGGTACTGGTATCTCGTATATTTGGTGTCGGGCAACTGGGGGCAAACCCGACCTTCCCTACAAGACAGCCGCACCTTTACTGTGGCTGTGCGGGGCATGGTCGCCTATGCACTGATCCAGGCCATCCTGTTCGGGTCTTTCCTCCCGCCCGCGTGA